The sequence ACGCTTTTCACGTCGTTAACTTTTTGCTTAACTGAAagcattttaaagaaatttggattttttttagctCTGCATTTATACTTATTCACTATTAATATgacatttgtctttttttgcaCATAGCAAAATTAAAGCTATTTAAAGGACAATACGTGTATGTACTGTAGCGTGTTTTCCATTGTGATTTATTAACAAACTGCATCATCGCGGGCAAAAGTACTATAAAAGCATTTAGTGTTGAAGGCCAATTTTGAAATATCTCTCAGAAATCATGGCTGAAAAGTTagagaaaatattaataaacataCAATTCTGGGAGGTAAAACAAGAGTAAAAGCAGAGACtaaatttattcttttaataaaaaatcaaaatgttgcaATGAGTTTGTGTATGTGTATTCAAACTCTACGTTGTCTCATATTCGTATATGTTTTGTAATCATGATCTCATATTTGTCCCTTTTcgactttttattttgtatgtgcgGTTTGATATTCGATAAAATCGAATTTTATCTTTTGGAAATAAAGTCAGTTTATACAACTCGTATTCATGCGGAACCTAGCATGCTACaatgtcatatatataatattgtttacttaGGGTTGTCAAATTATATACGAGTGTCAACATTGTCTTTACAAACTCAGCATGTTGTCTTGATAAGATATCACACACAGAAAAGACTGATCAGAAGGATAAGAAATCAAAATCATGCGCGATAACTCGTACTGGCTTACACTGAGGAAAATAGTTGGCCATGACAAACTTGTTTAAGTGCGAgacatgtatacatgataatGAGTTGAAACGCTATGATCTGTATTCCAAAAagaacttttataaaaatatacaattcataaaagtcAATGCTTTAAGTGTACTCATTCATCTTACAAACAAGATAGGTTtattcataaaagaaatatattgtgACGCTTAAAAAGGATATACCGAGTCAAATCAAACTTTTGGATTTGCTTGTCTGAATTGTTTCTACGGACTGTCTTATagataaaacaatacatgtgTCCTTTTCGTGATTAACCTTTACCAGGAATGGTTCTAAAAATGGTTCGTACTCGTAgtcataatttcaaaataaaaacatgttcgAAAACTTTAAATTGACAGTACTTTTATATACCTGTGGATGCTGAATTCTGTAGCGATTCATACGCCTTCTTTACCACGCGTTCATCATATCCAAAATCTGCCACCGCCATTACAGCAGGATGATTACTGTATTCAACAGGCTTTGTAACCGGCATTCTTGTTTCTCCTGACGAATTTGGATGCCAATTATTTTCCTTCTATAAGACAAAGTGTATTTTAAGATACTGGTATACTTTTCGAAACTACCGTTCGAAATTAATGCCAGTAGATATAGTAGTGCCCATTATGTTTAATACACTTAAAGTTCCAACCGAGAGTTTTGATTGGTTGTATAAATGCTAATAAGAGCGACAAATGACAATTATTAAACTATTGAATGATTGGCAGCTTTCAATTCATTGAATGCATATGGAGATATTGCAATTGATAAAACAAAGATATAAATACGCCTACATTTTGcaaatttaactttgaaaacaaataaacgaaattcaattttaaacataCATCTGTGAATCACCAACCTAATGGGGATATGTTGCAAAATCTGAATATTATGACCTTAGTTCATTTGTAATTTATGCAAAATTTACTTTACCTTTTAAATGCAACAAAATAACCAATATACCTCATTTGGTGAAATTCTATTCATTTGAACATCTTCTATGAATTTGTCTCCTTTACACTGCCGTAAAAAGGTACACTTCTGGTACCAGCGTGCATGTTCTATCCATGGCTGATCACCTGGTTCCCAGCTTCTTAAACCACCACCACAGAAAAAGCATCGACAATGATCGTCTGTTCctttagtaaataaaacaaaaccttttgtcattcaatttactcatttaataattttttcgATCAGTTTTCCTTTTAAGATGATActcaattcaaataaatatatttttttctcagacTTGTACATGTAAATTAGACTAAGTCATGATTTTCATATAACTGAATTTTTCTTGATATTCAGAAGCAAAGAAAAGGAGGAGATTTGAACATTTTCTGTTACTTGAAAGAAGGAAAGAATGCAAAATATAGCCTTTTGATTTTACAACATTTGACATTTTAGAATATGTGGTATTGTCATGTTCCGCTACACATGTATCTCATAATAAGAGATGAAATATGTGCTTTCACTACATTTGGTGTGATGTGTATAAGTATGAATTAATAACAAAAGACATGTGTCGTGTGTCTACATTGTATTTTGTCAGCTGTTTGGGATttaaaaatatgacagaattaaaattcatttaaaattgtttatatctcaTTCTTGTCcacaaaagataaaattttaCCTGTGAAAAAGAATCCAGCTGTAACCATTTCTTCTGGAGACTGTGTCAAATGCTGCGGCCAATGATTAAAAGAATCAAGTCTTATTGATCTTATAGCGTATTTCGGATACTTCGGTTTATCAAGACATACTCCTAACGCTGTTGATTCTCTTTGATTGTTTTGCGATGTATATGTTGCACATACATCGTGCATAATACTTCCAGTAGCATTTAGTATTCCATGTTGAGCATGTTGATTGTGAGTATTGAATTCGGGAATTCTTATTAAACTTTGTGTGTCATTTGTTGAATAACTGGAGGCGATAGGAGTACCTTCCGTTCTGTTGTTTACGATGACAGAACTTATTTGATTTGAACACGTTGAATTATACTCTTTGTTCTCACGTTTTTCATCCTTCgatttaaaagaattatgagaACTTTCATCGTATGCCAAAAATTCCTTGTTATCTGGTTCAATTTCATTATGCCCACAAGCACCTGGCATATAAGGAGCTTCATCTCGCAttggttttatatttaatataaaagagcaatttggagatttttgtttatgaatCTCCAATGGTGAATCGTAACGTTTCCAGTTTTTATGCTTTACTCCGCAACTGTGACAAATAACTTCATCATCATACCCGGAATAAAAGAATCCAGCTTCCGCTAACCTTGTTGCATATATTCCTGGTATATCAGGAAATGTTGAAAATGTGGAGAACCTTGCACCTTCAAATTGCATACTCTGTGATTTCTTTTCGTCTTTTAAGAATGTTCGGAAATCTTGCGGCAGGAATGGCATAGTTTGAATAATagactttggtatatttcgaATGGGCATAATAATGTTATCGAGCAGCGATTTGTGTCCAAAATATGGTTCTTTCAACTTGTGGGATGTCTtccattttacttttactttcaCCGTATAAGCACATTTTCTAATCATGGTTTTATGAATAGAAGCCTGgagcacacattttacaaaGAGAATAATGAACAATGCCAAAAGATATATATTCATTGGACTATTCTTGGATTTTTCGTATGAATGCATTGAAGAATCAATATCTATATTAGTATATAAAGCACATGCGATGGGTTGATGGTCAGAGCTAGATGAACAGTGTGATTCATAATCAGTATGTTCGTTATACTTTGGAACTATGTTGTCGTTGTGATTTGGTGTCTCGTCTTCTGTGAATGGGATAGTCATTGCAACTgcaaaacaaaatcacaatgagatgtatattcaatatattcagtatgcaaatttttgcaatactgtaaaagattttaatgaACGAAATATTTTTGCTACTGAAAAGGCCTCTTTCTACCGGATAAAGATTTCATAAAATTGCGGAAAgctttaatgattatttttgacTTTCGCGattatcttatttatataattgacaGTTTAGACTTCCAAATTTGTGTATATGCTTGTCTCAACAAACTTATTGCTTAATATTCTAAACAAAATCTGTTTCTATATATTATCATCTGGTATTTTTCGGTCTGATATCCTAAATATCCTATTCATAGTTAAAACAAGACTGTCCTGGTTTGGTTTTATTCTGCAATGatattatctgaaaatttccaTTAGGCATTGCTCAATACTGTGTAATCTTTAACTATTTATGACGTTTCTAATGTGTAATGTATACAAGTACAGGCACCAATA is a genomic window of Mytilus trossulus isolate FHL-02 chromosome 1, PNRI_Mtr1.1.1.hap1, whole genome shotgun sequence containing:
- the LOC134727136 gene encoding putative inhibitor of apoptosis, with product MTIPFTEDETPNHNDNIVPKYNEHTDYESHCSSSSDHQPIACALYTNIDIDSSMHSYEKSKNSPMNIYLLALFIILFVKCVLQASIHKTMIRKCAYTVKVKVKWKTSHKLKEPYFGHKSLLDNIIMPIRNIPKSIIQTMPFLPQDFRTFLKDEKKSQSMQFEGARFSTFSTFPDIPGIYATRLAEAGFFYSGYDDEVICHSCGVKHKNWKRYDSPLEIHKQKSPNCSFILNIKPMRDEAPYMPGACGHNEIEPDNKEFLAYDESSHNSFKSKDEKRENKEYNSTCSNQISSVIVNNRTEGTPIASSYSTNDTQSLIRIPEFNTHNQHAQHGILNATGSIMHDVCATYTSQNNQRESTALGVCLDKPKYPKYAIRSIRLDSFNHWPQHLTQSPEEMVTAGFFFTGTDDHCRCFFCGGGLRSWEPGDQPWIEHARWYQKCTFLRQCKGDKFIEDVQMNRISPNEKENNWHPNSSGETRMPVTKPVEYSNHPAVMAVADFGYDERVVKKAYESLQNSASTEITGTRLLEAIFQLEENGRHNESTNSTEAGQQPSNDTQKEKQENSKEVNKNKSTEETTCNPDLELSIRSLEEENQNLKDQQTCKICLDEQIAIVFLPCGHLAACTNCAPALRRCPICRAFIKGTVKAILS